CGGCCGCGCCTCTCCGGGACCGGCCGCCGTCTGGCGCTGGCGGTGGCGGCCCTGGTGCTGGTGACCGTGAACCGCGAGCTGGTGCTGCCCGCGGCCCACGCCGCCCGGGGGACGGACGCCTTCGGCGCCTTGCACGGCCTCTCCATGGGGATCAACCTGCTGACCGGCCTGCTGGCCCTGGCGGGTGTCGCCAGCGGCCTGTGGGCCCCGGCGGCTCCCGCGGGCCCGGATGCCCCAGCGGCCGCCGACGGCGGCCGGCCCCGCCAGACCGGCCGCCCGTGACGCCGGGGCGCCGGCCGGCGGCCCGGCGACGGAGACGCAGGCCGGCGGCCCGGCGACGGGGACGCAGGGGCGGCGGCCTGTGCCCCGGTCCGCTGGGCCCGTGGGCCCATGGGCGGCGGCCGACACCCCGGTCCGCTGGGCCCATGGGCGGCTGCCGGCATCCGGCGGCACCCGGTACTTGGCGCGACCCGGCCATCGGCGCAAACTTCCCGGCCCACCAGAGCCCCGCCTGCGGTCGCCGCGGTCCGTCGCCGCCACCGCACCCCAGCGGGGTCTCCGATCCCGACGTCGACCGCGGCGAGGCCTCGAGGTCGCGCCCCTGCGCCCGGCCGGCGGGTCGTGAGCGCCGGCGCTCACGACCCGCCGGCCGGTGGGGCGGCCCGGTTCGGACCCGTGCCCTCCGCCGCCGGAGCCGCAGCCCGCTCCGCGATGGCCTCCCGGTAGGGCGGACGCAGCACGCCGCGATCGGTGACGATGGCGGTGATCAGCGCCGCCGGCGTCACGTCGAAGGCCGGGTTGTAGACGGCGGTCCCCGCGGGCGCCCAGCGCACCCCTCCCAGGGCCCGGACCTCGTCGGCGCCGCGCTGCTCGATGGGGATGGCGTCGCCGGAGGGCAGGGTCGGGTCGACGGTCGACCACGGCGCCACCACGTAGAAGGGGATGCCGTGATGGCGGGCCAGCACGGCCAGCATGTAGGTGCCGATCTTGTTGGCCGTGTCGCCGTTGGCGGCGATCCGGTCGGCCCCGACCAGCACCGCGTCCACCTGGCCGGCGCCCATCACCGCGGCCGCCGCCCCGTCGACGATCAGGGTGTGGGGGATACCCTCCCGCTCCAGTTCCCAGGCGGTCAGGCGGGCTCCCTGCAGCAGCGGCCGCGTCTCGTCGACCCACACGTGGCGAAGGCGCCCCTGCCGCCAGGCGGTGCGGATGACGCCCAGGGCCGTCCCGTGTCCGCCCGTGGCCAAGGCGCCGGTGTTGCAGTGGGTCAGGACCCGCGCCCCCGCGGGCAACAAGGCCGCGCCGTGTTCGGCCATGCGCAGGCACATGGCCAGGTCTTCCTCCTGGATGGACCGGGCCTCGGCCTCGAGAGCCGCCGCCACCGCCCGGGGGGCAGCGCCGCGGGCCGCAAGCTCGCGGGACCGGTCCGCCATCCGCCTCAGGGCCCAGTGCAGGTTGACCGCGGTCGGGCGGGTCGCCGCCAGTCGGCGGACGGCGGCGTCGACGGCCTCGGCCACGGTGCCGGCGGTGGTCCCTGGGTCCCCGCTCGATGCGGCCCCCTGCCGGTCCCGCCCGTCCTGGCCGGGTTCGTCCGCCCGCGGCCCGTCCGACCCCGCCGATGCTGCACCCGCTGCCGCCCGGACCGCCGCCAGGGCCACGCCATACGCCGCGGCGATGCCGATGGCCGGCGCCCCGCGGACCACCATCGCCTCGATGGCGCGGGCGACCTCCTCGACGGACGAACAGGCCACCCAGCGCTCCTCGGCGGGCAACCGGCGCTGGTCCAGGAGGTGGAGCACGCCTCCCTCGTAGCGCACGGGCTGGATCACCGCCGCTCCCCCTTCCTCACCGTCTGCCCCGGGGGGGCCCGCCCTCCGGATCCGGAACAGCCCGGACCGTGCCGGCCGGCGCGGCGCCGCCGACGCTCCCTGCCCCGGCCCCGCCGCCGGGCCCCGGGGCGGTCAACCGGGCCGGCGGCCGCGGCCCGTCCTGGGCCGGGGCCCGCGACGGGGGCACGGCCGCCGGGGGCGCAGCCGGGGCGGCCGATTCGGAGGTGAGGCCCCATCGCTCGGCGAGGCCGCGGCTCTCCGCCAGCTGGCGGTCGACCTCGAGGGCCAGCGCCATGATCCGGGCGACCACCTCGTACAGCGCCGGCGGGATCGCCTGGCCGGGCGGCACGCGGGCGAGGATGGGCGCCAGCGGCGACCGCACCAGGGGCACCCCGGCCTCGCGGGCGCGTCGCAGGATCGCCTCCGCCATGGCCCCGAAGCCGGCAGCGACGACCCGCGGCGCGGCGTCCTCGGCCGGTGCATACCGCAAGGCCGCCGCGGCCCGCCACCGGCGGTGCCGGCCCCCGGGGCCGGCGCCACCCGCCGCGGGAGCCCGGCCCGCGCCATGGTTCGCCCCCGCATCGCCCCGCCGGGCGCGGTCCGCGGCCGACCGGCCAGGCCC
The sequence above is drawn from the Thermaerobacter sp. FW80 genome and encodes:
- the mtnA gene encoding S-methyl-5-thioribose-1-phosphate isomerase; translation: MIQPVRYEGGVLHLLDQRRLPAEERWVACSSVEEVARAIEAMVVRGAPAIGIAAAYGVALAAVRAAAGAASAGSDGPRADEPGQDGRDRQGAASSGDPGTTAGTVAEAVDAAVRRLAATRPTAVNLHWALRRMADRSRELAARGAAPRAVAAALEAEARSIQEEDLAMCLRMAEHGAALLPAGARVLTHCNTGALATGGHGTALGVIRTAWRQGRLRHVWVDETRPLLQGARLTAWELEREGIPHTLIVDGAAAAVMGAGQVDAVLVGADRIAANGDTANKIGTYMLAVLARHHGIPFYVVAPWSTVDPTLPSGDAIPIEQRGADEVRALGGVRWAPAGTAVYNPAFDVTPAALITAIVTDRGVLRPPYREAIAERAAAPAAEGTGPNRAAPPAGGS
- a CDS encoding EscU/YscU/HrcU family type III secretion system export apparatus switch protein; this translates as MTADAPQQPPDPVARHPAGGPGRSAADRARRGDAGANHGAGRAPAAGGAGPGGRHRRWRAAAALRYAPAEDAAPRVVAAGFGAMAEAILRRAREAGVPLVRSPLAPILARVPPGQAIPPALYEVVARIMALALEVDRQLAESRGLAERWGLTSESAAPAAPPAAVPPSRAPAQDGPRPPARLTAPGPGGGAGAGSVGGAAPAGTVRAVPDPEGGPPRGRR